In the Oryza glaberrima chromosome 6, OglaRS2, whole genome shotgun sequence genome, one interval contains:
- the LOC127775893 gene encoding sulfiredoxin, chloroplastic/mitochondrial isoform X1, which translates to MAASSSLDLVKTMAASGFLLRGPAAPSAVPLRGRSGKGGGGGLAFSASSSNGAAVPSSLSDSEKKGPVVMEIPLDKIRRPLMRTRANDPTKVQELMDSIRVIGLQVPIDVLEVDGVYYGFSGCHRYEAHQRLGLPTIRCKVRRGTKETLRHHMR; encoded by the exons atggcggcgagctcgagcttggaTTTGGTGAAGACCATGGCGGCGTCCGGGTTCCTCCTCCGCGGCCCTGCGGCGCCCAGCGCTGTCCCCCTCCGGGGAAGGAgcgggaagggcggcggcggcggcctcgccttCTCCGCTTCGTCCTCCAATG GTGCAGCTGTTCCATCCTCCCTAAGTGACTCAGAGAAGAAAGGCCCTGTGGTGATGGAAATTCCACTGGACAAGATTAGGAGGCCACTGATGCGGACACGTGCCAATGATCCAACCAAGGTGCAAGAACTCATGGACAGTATCCGTGTCATTGGCCTCCAAGTACCT ATTGACGTACTGGAGGTCGATGGAGTCTACTATG GTTTTTCTGGATGTCACCGCTATGAGGCTCACCAGCGCCTAGGTCTCCCGACTATCCGCTGCAAAGTCCGTCGTGGGACGAAAGAAACACTAAG GCACCATATGCGATGA
- the LOC127775893 gene encoding sulfiredoxin, chloroplastic/mitochondrial isoform X2, whose amino-acid sequence MAASSSLDLVKTMAASGFLLRGPAAPSAVPLRGRSGKGGGGGLAFSASSSNAVPSSLSDSEKKGPVVMEIPLDKIRRPLMRTRANDPTKVQELMDSIRVIGLQVPIDVLEVDGVYYGFSGCHRYEAHQRLGLPTIRCKVRRGTKETLRHHMR is encoded by the exons atggcggcgagctcgagcttggaTTTGGTGAAGACCATGGCGGCGTCCGGGTTCCTCCTCCGCGGCCCTGCGGCGCCCAGCGCTGTCCCCCTCCGGGGAAGGAgcgggaagggcggcggcggcggcctcgccttCTCCGCTTCGTCCTCCAATG CTGTTCCATCCTCCCTAAGTGACTCAGAGAAGAAAGGCCCTGTGGTGATGGAAATTCCACTGGACAAGATTAGGAGGCCACTGATGCGGACACGTGCCAATGATCCAACCAAGGTGCAAGAACTCATGGACAGTATCCGTGTCATTGGCCTCCAAGTACCT ATTGACGTACTGGAGGTCGATGGAGTCTACTATG GTTTTTCTGGATGTCACCGCTATGAGGCTCACCAGCGCCTAGGTCTCCCGACTATCCGCTGCAAAGTCCGTCGTGGGACGAAAGAAACACTAAG GCACCATATGCGATGA